Genomic DNA from Bacteroides zhangwenhongii:
TATCTCAAAATCATTAAAAGTTGAAAGAGCAATGTTGAAAGTTCGTATCTTTTAACCTTTCCATATTCACTTTTAACCTTCCGCCTTTAGCTTTTGGCTGTTAATAGAGGCTTATATTTCTCAAGCGCTTTCTCGAAAACAGCTTTTGCCTCTTCCATCGTTCCGAAAAATTCACCTCCGGACGCGTTCAAGTGGCCGCCACCGTTAAAGAATTCGGCAGCCAACTGATTGCACGGAAAAGTCCCGACCGAACGGAGGGAAATTTTAATCATCGGTTTCTCTGTATCTTCCCGCAAAAAGCAGGAAAAGCGAACGTTCTTAATGCTGAGAGGGATATTGACAAAGCCTTCACTATCCCCTTTTATATAGTGGAACTTACTTTGTTCGGCTTTTGTCAGTGTAATTAATGCCGAGTTGCAATCCGAATAGACAGTCATGTTCGACAAGACATATCCCATCAGCCGCAAACGGCTCTCGGAATAGGTGTTGTACACCTTACGATAGATATCGTCTTTATCAATGCCTTTGGAAAGGAGTTCGCTGATAATGAAGTAGATCTCCCGATTGTTGGAATTATAGGTAAAACCACCCGTATCGGTCATCATGCCCGTATAGATACACTCGGCACCTTCTTTAGAAATCTCGTCGAAATAGCCCATCCGGCAAATAAGGCGGAACACCAGTTCGGAAGTAGAAGAAATCTTCGGGTAGGACATCGTTATCTTACAGAAGTCTTCGGGATACAAATGATGGTCTATCAGTATCTTACGTGCAGGAGAAGCAGCTACGGCATCCGCCATATCTTCGATGCGTTTCAGTGCGTTGAAGTCCAAGCAACAGATGACATCGGCCTCAGCAAGCAGTTTATCCGCAAACTCTTTATAGCGGTCATACAAAAGAATGTCCTTACTGTCCGGCATCCACTTGAGGAAATCGGGAAATGCATTAGGCACAATTACGTTCACTGTCTTTTCCTGAGAATCCAAGAAATGATATAATCCCAGTGATGAACCGATTGCATCACCGTCAGGAGATACATGAGATACTATT
This window encodes:
- a CDS encoding DHH family phosphoesterase — its product is MLTKVIEQAKIDHFTKWFERADKIVIVSHVSPDGDAIGSSLGLYHFLDSQEKTVNVIVPNAFPDFLKWMPDSKDILLYDRYKEFADKLLAEADVICCLDFNALKRIEDMADAVAASPARKILIDHHLYPEDFCKITMSYPKISSTSELVFRLICRMGYFDEISKEGAECIYTGMMTDTGGFTYNSNNREIYFIISELLSKGIDKDDIYRKVYNTYSESRLRLMGYVLSNMTVYSDCNSALITLTKAEQSKFHYIKGDSEGFVNIPLSIKNVRFSCFLREDTEKPMIKISLRSVGTFPCNQLAAEFFNGGGHLNASGGEFFGTMEEAKAVFEKALEKYKPLLTAKS